From the Melospiza georgiana isolate bMelGeo1 chromosome 11, bMelGeo1.pri, whole genome shotgun sequence genome, the window GCACCATTAGTTATTCCCCGTTGTCAAAACATTTTTCATACTTCACACCCGTGCTTGCAAATTGTCAAGCTGCAGTAAATAAAGATGGTCATGTATCAGAAAGGAAACATTCCCTCCTGGCTAGTCTGCTGCTTCATGGTACCACACAATGAAGAACAGCAAAGACAAAGACAATCCCAATTTTTTGGTAGCAGAAGCAGTTCCTACACAGCAATTACAGATAAATTTTCTCTCCCCCAAACTTCTGCCATCAGAGAAACTGGCAGTTATTCTCCACTGTTTATCCTAAATTGCAGCATCACattgttttgaattttaaatcCTTTTCCTTTGATTAGCAAACAAAAGATTCAGCAACTGATAAACTGACCTTTAATGAAGTGACATCAAGCTCTCTGAATCTATTTAATGGTTCAGCATTGCTCAAAATTCAAGTATTAATATATATTGCAATACAATTATGTACAAAACCAATATTGTTTTACCCAGCAGTGTTCTGGTTTTTCTTGGCTGAGCAACTCTACCACTTAAAGACTTTAAATTCAGCAGTTGAAAACTGGCAGATAAATAAATGAAGTCAAATTTACATTATGACTCTATTAAAAGCCAATTAAAATGATAAACAAGGACACATCATTTTTATCTCGCTTTCAGGGAAGCTTCAGATGTGCACTTCACTGTacagaaaacagcagaggaggaggcacTGTGTTGCCAAATGGATGGATCTGTGTGACTTTCACCAGCAGATGTACTTATTCATCACATTCCTTCTTGCAACAGTTGAGAAAATTATTAGATTTTGCCATCTGGCACACAAAGCAGTTTGCTGTTTGAATTGGTTTTGTTTATCACCATGATGAAGTTAACAATAAAACTAGAGAGATCTGCTTCCCAAAGCCAGAATCCAACAACTCTGAGCACAAATATAGCACACCTGCTTCTCCCACATTATCAAACTGAACAGGTGACAACAGAAGGTCACCTGCATGGTCCCAATGAACATTCAGCTTCACAGATCCTCTGCTGGATGGGCAATGTTCTGGTTCTTACAGGATATTGCCTTTGTTAGCCTGACCTGTGATCCAATACCTGAGTCAGAAGAGTTCAGTTCCTGGTTCTTTAGTCCATCATGAACTGTCCTTGAAGATAAAATTCTGAAATTGAAAGAAGGAGGTTGGGAAAACTGACAGATAGTCATGACAGTCACCTCTCTGTTACTAAAGCACCACaacactttttttcctcagctccaGCCTTATTAACCTGCTTTTTAGACCTCCCCTGTTTCACAATGACATACAGAAACTACCAAATTCCATTTGGAAAGGACTTCTGTCCTGCTACAGCCAGCAGCAATCCTTCCTTGCTTGAAGTCCCTGGGCCACCATGGTGACAGACACCTCCCAAAGCTACCCACAGGAGTTTGCATCCCCTGACTCCTCCTAACTTCACATttcacagcacaggcagagcaccCTCACCTTATGCATTCTGAAAAAACTGGCTTTGAAACAAAATACAACCAAAATGACTCCAGTACTCTGGTAAGGATCCCAACTGCAAAACATGGGGGAACAGACTGCTCAGTATTTTAGGAGCAATGCAAACACTGGCAGGACTACTGACAGCTCTGGTGTTTGTAAAGCTGTAAGAGTCAATAAAGCCAACTGTGAGCATTCCATGGAGCATTTCTGAGCAGGCTCACGAGACTGAGCTCCACGTGCACGACACAGTTTCTAGACTCATTGTAGATATTAGCAGAACTCTTCTTTCTGCCTGCTTTGGGCCAAATTTAATCTGGGAAGGAGCAATTCCAAAAAACCAAATTCCAGGCTTTCTATCTCTTTACTGTAGTGCAAAAGGTCTTTCTGAACATCAGCAGAATCTACCAGCATTAACACAAATGGAGTGTGGAATCTCTCAAACCTCAGTACAGCACTTTTGCAAATCTACATCTTCCCTAACACAGCATATTTTCCAgttgaaaaataaagagaaaaaactcAAGAAAAAACAACAGCCAATAACCTGTTACTTACTGTTTCTCTGGTTGAACtactgcaatttttttctgcttgtttactgaaagaaaaaaaaaagagcaaaatatgagaagaaatcaaattaaGTATCTAGACTaagatatatacatatatatatatatacatatataaatatatacacatatatatattggACTCATTTCTTTAAGTTATAGAGCAAAAAAGGATCTATGTTCCCATCACTGCAGTGTCAGACAACTGACCCAGCTGCACAAGAAGTACCCTGGCCCAAGTAATTTGAAGAGAACCGGAAGGTTTACTTCAACTTCtattaaaaattctttaaatcAAGTATGCATATGCCCAGTTTTCTATGAAATTTTACTTTCTGTGCCTCTTTATTTGCATCAGAGCCTCTAAACCACCTGTACTACTAGCCAAAAAAGGAATGCCATGCTTTCTTTTGCAGCACCCAAAGGTTATGTTCTTTGGCCCAACATGTCACTTTACTGGTACAGTAACTTCAGCACTTTAACTTTGAAATGGAGTGAAATCAGCTGGTTAGAAACACCAATGACTTCAGCCAGCTGCTGTTCAAGAACACAGTGCAGCAACCAAATCAGTCATTTAGGTGATGGGTCCACTTGCTAATTCTGGCTTTCACAACCAGgtagtaaaataaaacaaggtAATGCAACATATTATGCCTCATCAGCAATTTCATGCTTTGGCCCCAACAaacttctggatttttttttcaaatcatcTTTTATCTAATTAGGATCCCCCCCTCTTCTTCCTCATCTGTCCTTGGCAGTGCAAGTGGATTAATTTCTCTTGCTTTGACGTGCAGAAAATAACAGCTCATTTCAATATAAAGATTTTCTTATTAATGAACACTGAAGAAGTTCTTCAGTTTCTCCAATCCCATGAAACTTTAATAAACATGCCTCACTAAGCAGTTGAGAGAAGACACTTATTCTACCTACTAGTGTAGTTAAAAAGGTAGGGTTTACTCTTCAGCACTTTGTCACTAGGGACCATCACCACCTGGCCCATTGAGAAAATCAGTTTCCTTTATTTTGACTCCAAATGTGCACACAATCCACACTGTTTTGTTGTGGCGTTAACATTTGCACAAGTGCACATGTAAAATCAGCATCAGGGTCAGACACATGGCATGAACAGCTCAGACAGAGGTAAATGCAGAGCAGGGGAGGTGTTCATACACAGACAGGATTTCTTTGTTAGGCCAGTGGATTGTCCCCACAGTGTGCAGGGGCCTCAAGCCAGCACTGTGGGGTTTGAAGTTGTAGGGCTTCCAACTGGCCCCAACAGCCAGGGGAAGAGCTGTGCAACACACAGATCCTCAGTGCATGATGAATGTTTCCAAACTCAGCAATGCCAGCAGTAATTCTGCAGCAATTTGCTCTGGCAGGTCTCACCAGctccaccccagcactgcaaacaGAAGAGAACTGGTACCTATTGCTTTGCGAGGAGGCCTGAGCTGATATCCATTCGTCTCACACCAACCCACTGGAAATATATTCATTGATTCCACACTCACTATACACTCAGGGACAGGTTTCTTGGAGCCTGTTCagttcagaaaaggaaaaattgaaaCAAGTCATAAAACCTCTAATTTGGTTAACACTTGCTGCCCGTTTGTTAGTGAAGCTGCTTTGATTTATGGTGTATCTGGAACACAATAACAATCATTTATTCATCCCCTTTTACTGACCAGATTCTTTCCTGACCTTATTTACTTCCTCCTAAAGGCTGGAGATGGGAATTTTCCTTCCACAGTTTAGCAGAGATGCACAGTGCATAGCAAGTGAATGCTGATGTACTTCCAATCAAGAAATGGGATTATAATGGAGAACAGCTGACACAGGCTTACTCTACCTTAATGAAGAAACTTTCCTTCCCTAGGTCTGGCCAAGGCTTGCTCAGAATGCAAGTCACTCATCTGTGAAACTGTCACAAGGCCCCTGCTTTCCACAAGGCCCTGCTCAGCACTTTGCATGGTGCATGAGCCCAGAACTGACACTGCAATGCACAAATGACATTTTGGGCTTAAATAAGCAGTGCCAGCCAAGGCAAACTGGAAACAGACAATGCAAGTGGGTTTTGACTATGATTTCATTGAGGAATGAGTGCCTTGCTCCCCATATTCTGCACACAGTGAGTTTGCTCCAAATACTCCTCAGGTTTGGGGATGGCACTAGAACCAAGTGCAGTGATGGGCAAGCACTCCTCTCTCCCCCAAACCAGCTTACCCTCCAGTTGAAGCCAGAGGTATGAATCTTTTAACTTGGTGACTGTAGCAATGCAAACTTCTTCAGGATCAACTGGGTTCACAGCCTCAAGCTTCATGTTCTCTTTAAATCCATGGTCAGAAGTTAACTAGGAAAAAGCCAGAATACTTCAGTAAGGCACCAGTTGTGTATCCAGGACAGGATATGAATATCCATGAACAGGAGCAACACAAAGCCCTCAGAGCCTGAATAACACAGAGAGATACTCAGACAGAGGAGATTTCAGATAATTAGCACACTGTAAACAAGTAAGATATATCAGGAACTACAATGAATTTAAGTTACAAAAGGCTCTACAGACAGTCCTAGCAAATCTGTCTTCAAAGAATAAGGATGCTCAGGCTCACTGAAAGGACTGAGTGCATTCTCAGCAATCACAAATTCTCTGCTGCTTGCCACCTGAGTGATAAGTCTGACAAATAGTCTGACCAGGTTCTCTATTCTATCATGTTAACTTGGAAATCCACTTTACGTATGCAAATAACATTCCTGCCTCATCTGAGCTCTGGCAGGCAGAATAGGaagctttcttttcatttttcattttttggatAAGTAGGGTCTTACTTTATTCACCAATACAGTTtgcatttatatatatttataaaaatccCTAAAACATAAGAATAGGTATTTatccagctctggagctctTGAATTAAAGATAAGAAGTACCAGCCAGACAGAGGACTCTTCTTCCCAGAGCCACTCTGCAATGTAATTACAGGATCAATACATTATGAATTCTGGAACTAGCCTCCAGTGATCAACTCTTCTCAGAAAGGGATAATAAATTCAGTGACCTGCTCTAAGATGCTATAGTTTACAAGACAGAACAAGGGCAACAAGAATTCATAGCCAGCAACACTGTCTTCAAAAACTGGTAATTATTCATTCTAATTTCTCCCTCTAAGCACTGCAATAGCCCAAGTATGGTAAATGGAACTGGAAGGCAGGTGTTAATAGTACCCTTTCCTGCTTGACAAGGTATTGTGCTTTGGGGGACAGCATTACTGTCACTGAACCAACAAAAGCCCAAAATCTTGCACGTCCTTCAGGCACTGGTTAATGCAAAATGATTATTTGGTACTAATCTAAGATGACTTTGTATTGATTAATACaatagaattaatttttcaagcTGAAAGGATGGAAGATTGAAAGAGCACCCTTAGTAAATGAAAATAAGGTCTATTAAAAGGCTCTGTTTCCACAGTTACAGGAGTGACAATGACTGATGCTGTTCTATGTCTCTTCCACGGACTCTTACACATCTCAATTTcacaaaacaaacatttattttcagtctgCTTTATCATAACTGAAACATTTGGTCCACTGCTTCCCTATCTAGGAAGCTGGCATGCAACTATTTCAGTTCACTCTCATTTATACTGTCTTATCTCTTCTGCCTCCTGAGTTATCACAGGTAAAGTGTTAAGGTGCTCAGatgtgtccagaggagggcaacaaagctggtgaaaAGCGGGAAGGAATGCCCTGTGAGGAACAGCTCAGGACTCTGGGTTTGTCCAGTCTGGAGAACAGGAGGATGAGGAGTGACctcactgctccctgcagctcccacaggagGGGATGTGCAGAGGGAGGTGCTGATCTCCAGGGACAGGATGTGTGGGAATGGTTCTGAGGGCACCTTCAGATGGACACTGGACAGCACCTCTTTACTGAGAGggtggtcaaacactggaacaggcttcccagagaggggctcaaagctccatccctggcagtgtttggACAACACCCTTAACAGCACATTTTAACTTATGCTTAGCCCAGAAGAGGGTCAGGCATTGGACTGGAAAATTGATCACTGcaggtctcttccagctcaAACATTCAATTCTACTTGGAAAAGCAATTAAAgtaagaaacaaaaatgttcCTGTCCCTGGAATCAGGGTGTCactgaggcagcagaggagaTTTTCAGCAGGAGAACCTTACcagagggaagcagctctggggagctgccTCGGCCCCGCACTGTTTGAGGTAGTCAGCCCAGTCGAAGTCCTGCCCAGGGTAACCTAGGACAGCAAAGAGCCAAGGGTTAGAGTTTAACGGCTGAGACTCATTTCAAACCCACCTGATACAGAGGCTGAGATCTGTTTGAGTCACTCAGGTTTGTGAACTGACATAGGGCTTCAGGGAGCTATGTGAGGGCAGACCACTCCAACCTGAATCATGAATCTGCCAAGCAGACAAGGGCAGCAACTGAAACACGGGGAAGCAGTTTCACCCCTAACAGTTTCACAGAGTACAGATGAAATTCAGGAACGATTTCTGCAACTGCTCTTGTGTCAGCTCTGaagctatttttttaaaacagagcaCTCAAAACGTGCACAATATCAACACACTGCTCTCTCAAAGACATGTTAAATGCTAAGTCATTAAAGAGAGCAGTAAGATGTGCCAAGTGCCTCATCAAGTCTGATAACAGCTGTAGATCTGCAGACATCTGAAGGTAAGTGTCTTAACAAGGAGTCCATCAGGAGACAGAGAATCCTTCcaagaaaaattatattcttctTGGGGGAAATACTTGGCTTCCCTGTGATCTAACAAAAAGCAAATAACTGAAGGGAATGGGGCCCAAAAGTGTGCTGCCATGTCAGTTTGAGGCTGGCAGTAAATTAGCAAGGACACAATGCTGCACTTATTCCATTCCCCTTAAAGGAACACATTaagaaatcaaacaaaatttGAAACCCAGTGTATGAATATAGCATTAACATGATGATCTAAATTGCAGAGATCCAAAATTTCCCccagagcctccttttctccaggtatcccctgctccctcagctgctcctcacagggcttggcctccagcccctttcccagatccattcccttccctggacatgctccagtCCCTCAATGTCTGTCTTGTAGTGAGAGGCCCAAAACTGAAGCCAGGGTTTGAGGAGAGACCTCACCAGTCCAACCTAACTTATTCTGTGACTCTTCCTCAGAAAGGGCTGAACCACGGAAAGActtaattattcatttttctcagttttaccAGTGCCAGTAGAGCTCTTGAGACCTCACACAATTCAGAATGACCACTATGTCCAGAGAAATGAGAACAgaaacttaaaatatttgtcAGCTCCAGTCACATGCCTATAAAGTGAAGATTTCACTTTTCACATGCAAAATTTTAGGAAATGCTGGTCAGGCAGAGTCACTTTTCACATCTTATCCAAGCAAAGGCAGGAGACAAACATCCTACAGTCTCTGCTCCCCTGATGTAAGGAGcagctgaaacaaaacaaaactctgaATTGTGAGGTGCCAAGTAAGAGAGCAGAGGACCAGGTTTTACAGTACCACTGACATTTCTAGTTtgagaaaatgaataaatatttcagcagtGCAGGAAGACTACCCTGTTCCCTTATGTCCTGAAGCAATGTTTCAACAATCTGCAACAGTGCCTGATAGGCCATTGGTCAAAAAAATAGTTCATTAACTTCTGAGTGATAAGATAGcctaaaaatattacaaaatgtTGGATAACAATGTTCCATTCTTACCAGAAGCAAAAATCCAATGCAAATGACTACAGGCTTCTGATAGCATGTAAATTAAGTCTGAAATCAACATTTCTTTCAGGCCTGGAACATTCACTCCATCCATGCCAGCATTCAGGCTGTTATGCATGACATCCTCAGCCTCTCTCATCCTCCCAAATCCACGCTCATGCCCTGGAAACCTCAGTTCCCCAAACTCAAACCTCCTGATTTTCAGAGCTGGATTGTCATATtcgtattttctgaaaaatccccttcacccaggatttttttcctgggaagcttagaagcctcagagaaaaagggaaacaatctcatttgcttctcctgcgttttgctcctttggaatgtgtttggagattgtttcattggattctggtgtgagttgttttgattCTTTGcccaatcagtgccaagctgtgtcaggactctggagagagtcacaagttttcattattatctttttagcattctgtaagtatcctttctgtattctttagtatagtatagtttagtattctttaatataatatagtataataaaataataaacgagccttctgagaacatggagtcagattcatcattcctccctttgTCTGGGGGCAACGCAAACACAACACCAGAtctttgctgtgctgctctgtccatggctttgccaggagctgtgaggagcagaggtgagcaggaggaggctgcacaGACATACCTGGAGGGGGGCTGAGGTGCAGCCCGTTCTTCAGGCTCCACTGCACCGGGAAGATGCCGGCGCTGTTGAGGTGACAAACGTAGCGCTGGCTGCTCGCGCGCTCCGCCCGCAAGTCATCGATTTCTATCATGAAATATTTGTCATTGAACACCTGCAGTCAGCCAAAAGAGAACCATGGGCTCTTGTGAGATGCAGATTCTGATAACTTTAATAAACAGCAGTATTGCCTGATGGAAACCCTTTACCTTGAAATACCAGGAGGgttatgaaaaaataaaagaatctTTGGGTTTTATAAACCAGCAGACTCATCTGCGTTATCCAGAAACTTAACAAATATGAATAATAAAACGATGTCTGAGCACTTAAAAGATAAGGTGACCTAGCGCTTTAGGGAATTTTCTCAtgaaaaatgcacagaaattagCATCTGTGGTCTTCCTACTATTCTATAACAAACTGCTTATTTCAACAAGGCTGAACTGCATCCCAGGATGGACTATCACAAATAAAACCACTACACTCTTGAAGCAAATAGAAGCAGGACAAGCAAATAGCAAGAAAAGGAATGCCTGATCATGTTGGAGAGTTTTCATTTCAACTTTGAAACCCCTCGTTTGGAAATCAGGCCATCTAAATGTCATGTGTAATGTAAGGTTATGTCACAGTAATGACATAACCTTCACAAAATCAAAACCTCAAAAAACTATCTCCAGGTGGATACTCAGATTGTGAGGGTATATAccctattttaaaaatatgggtTTGACAATTTTCATCGTTTGATATTTTGAGCTTGTATCTTTATGGAACTTTTCCCCTCCACTGAAATCCAGTGGcttcagcaccagcagctgttTGATCAGGCAGCCTGTCCCCTGAGGGAGACATACAAAACACTTCATTTGGAAACTAGCTCAAGATTTTAAGATAATCAGTTAATGAGAATTCCCTGAGCACTTAAGAACAGAAGTAGCAGTAGAAGTGAATCTCAGCAGGACTGGTTTAAGAACTCTGGTACCTTGAGAACTGTAGCAGGAGAGATAACAAAGGGAGCCATTGGGTCCACAGCTTCCAGCTTCATGCCTTCAGAGAATGAGTGCACTCCAATCACAGGTTTATCCTGGAAAATGATGTGTTGCTCTGATTACCTGCCCTCCTCCATCAAAAAAGAGACATACCTCACATATATTAACTGAAGAGGATGAGTTTTTAAGGAGTTTTTATCAGTTCATTCCAAGAAATCAACATGTCTCAGTACCAGCAACTTCTCTGAATGACAAGCCCAATGATGCCCTGAGACTGACAGTTTTTGATGAGTTTTAGGGAATTGAGTCCCTGTGACTTCTTCCTCTGCCATTCTCCACACAGAAGCAAGATTTGATAATACAGAGGGGTCTCAAAGGTTGATATAAATGTTTGGAGGTTTTCCCTGTAACCTTTAGCACCCATCATGAGCTACACTAAATGAAACTATACAGGCCTCCATTTTCAGCCTAACAGAAACCTGCAGAACAGGGCTCTTGCTCCAGAATTATCCATATCTCTGTACCTCACCCAACAAATTCAAGAGCAACAGCACCTCTACTTCTACTTATGGGTGCAAACAAAGCTGAGAAAAATGGACTAAGAACCAGGACAACTAATGACTCACATAAATGTGATGGGTGCATTGTCTAACTTACCAAGAATTTATACCAGTATGATTATTTTCccttataaatacatttttaaaccagagagaaaaagggaataaattttaaaaaccaacaaaacaaaacaaggaaagaaTTCTGGGTGGCTGACTTCCCTGACTCATTGCTCGGGAATATAGCATTTCCATGGTATCATCCACAGCATTACACTACCTTAAAAAGATCTGTAGGAACAGATgactcctcttcctcctctttcacCTTCTTCAGGATCTCTTGCCAATCTGCTTCACTCCTCAAGGACCTAATGGCttgaggaaaaagaaggaaagagtgAGTagtcatttttcttcttttctctcagAACACATAGCAATAAAGTTTGATTTGTGCCCCTCTAAACTGCCAAATTCTTTATCCCAAGGTTTCCCCCCACCAGGAAACATGTTACTGGCAAGCTCACAAGCCATCCCTTTGTGTTTCTGCCACTTTTTGCCTCCCTTCTCTGATGATCTGCCCTGACATGGACATGCCTGAAAGATGTGTCGACTTCTGCCTCTGCTTCCATGCACTTGTTCCTTCTTTTAAGAaagattttcatatttttaaatggtatCTAAATCAGTCCAGTAGGCTTGAGGGTCTCAACTGCAAAAGCTCCTGCTGAGCAGTACTCCAAAACAGTAAGACTTTTAACACCCCAGGAAAATAAACATACCAAAAGTAAGCAAAATCATGAAGGCAATCCCTTCCTCACTTCTTTCCTTTGCACACACACGAGGAAAGTTTTGACAGGCCAAAAAGCATTTAGAAGAAGTGGGTGCAAAGTCTCATAGGAGTATTGTGCCTTCACCTACATTTTATTAGGTACAGGACTTGTCAGATCACACAGATTATGTGAGCACCACGTGCACCCAGAAGGACAATTCAGAGCACTGAAGCAGCAGCCTCTACCCTCTGACCACAACATACAAGATCTGTGTTTTCAAGTACCTGAAGGTGGCTGCAGGCTGTATCCATGCTGAGCTGCCCAACCCACTTGGTGAAGGAAAGGGTCCAAATAGAAGAGCCACTGGTCAAATTTGTCCAAGTCCTCCAGGCCCTCATAGCGCAGCTTGAGCCTCCCGCCGACGTTTTCCACCACGGTGACGATCCAGGCTTCCAGGGAGTCCCGGGggttctgcagctccaggcgcGAGCCGGGCGCGATGAGATCCAGtggatttttccctctgtgaAGCTACAGAAAGAATACAAATTATTCTGTACaagagaacaaaacaaatgCCATAGTTCCACCTCCTTACACACATTCTGTCTGCATAAATAAAGTATGagcacagaagcacagaaatcCATGTCCCTTCCCAACACAAGCCAGAAGTGACAACGTTCAGAATTGCTGGTGTTTGTGTCAGAGCTTCTGCACTTCCTGTAGACACAGTCACACATTTCACTGAAGTCCTCATTATCATTTGCAGAGACATTATCATTTATATATTCCAGGTTTGAAGGAAACATGAATAACCTCTTTCTACAACTGAGTCATCCAGCATACAAAGATGACTAGACAGAAACACACAGACAGAACTGTTAGCTGTTATGAAGGTGTCAAAGGCATTTTCCAAAAACCATTATGTTCTGTGCTTTACAACCAGACACTGATATAAGGTGTCGATATTGTTTTAAGTGCAGAGCAGGGGATAAAAAAATTGGTTCTTCACTTGCAAAGATGTAATTAAGTGAAACAATAATATGACTGTTAGTGAAAAATTCCCAAACAAACAATTCAGAGTGAAAAGTTAATTGAGAAAGGAGACAACATGAAAGCCAGATAAATAAAGCATTATTTTCTTAGAGCTGTATGGAGGAggaacaaaacaggaaaaagactGAAACCCTAGGGAGCTGAAAAAGGTCTTTCTTTTACCAGGATAAATGAACAACCcaaacctgcagcagcagatatGTTTCAGAACAACactataaaaattaaatactgtaAATAGGAAACACTAGAGAGTGGAACTCTAGGGTCAACAGCATATTACAATGCTTCCTAAACTTAAAAAGGGAATTGAACTGACAATTCAAATAAGGTCCCCTTAATGATGAAGGGCAAAGCCAAGACAAaacccagcctgcagccccttGCAGCACTTACCCCCTCCAGCAGGTTAGCAGGGGCACTGCAGGCCCCCTTCAGCACCCGCTGAAGGAACTCCTCCTGGTCAGGTATCTTGTCCTTGATACCTAAGCAAACAGTGAAAGAGAAAGACAGTGATTTTTCCTGCCAGATAAAGATTATTCAGACACAAGATGTTACCACAACCTTGCACTGCCTAATTCAAGAGAATCTGCCACACACCAGtaacaaattaaaacaaagaaataaaataaaacttaaagGAAATGTCAAAGCAGTAGATTTTGGTGGTGATGATTAAGATAACCACAAGCCTCTGTCACAGGATTTCAGGAAAACACAGCACATAACCTCAGCTTGTCCCACAGCAACAGCCCCTGCACACCACAGCACCCACACAGGCTGCCTGCCCGGCTGACACAGGCCAACAGCACCTCTCGGTGTGCTCCCTGTGTCTGCACACAGCGCTGGTACCTTCAGGCACTTTGAGAATCTTCTTGTTCTGCTGACACCAGCCGATGGGGTGCAGGTCAGCAGTCAGGATGTCGCACCAGAAGTCGGCCTTGCGGTCCTCGCCGTAGCCGTCGTagcgcagcagcagcagctgcccgcACGTGGTGATGATGGTGGCAACCCAGTACGTGTTCTGGTCAGACTTGACAGCGACTTCCAGCTTCATGCCAGGGGCAAAACCATTCTGCAAACTTGTATCCAcctgaagaggaagaagatCATCACATCTGAGCACCTCTCAGAAAGATTGCTGAATAACAGAGGGAACAATTTAGACAAGTTCATTAGCAAAATAACTCAAGCCAAATGCCACCCAGCCTCTTCAGAGAAACAGCCTTATCACATTAGGGGACCCAAACTGCAATGCACACAGAAACATTATTAATGAAATCTTCTTTGCATTTCAAAGTATCTTTTCAAGCTTAAAGAAACACTGAGCCTCTCATTTTCTGCCCTGGACAATATCTTCCCCCATCACTGAAAGACTTTCCCActcacagctgggctggcaaTCTGAGCAAAACTAAAGGTCAAACTGAGCAACACAACTTTGACTCATTGTGTTAAATTGTGTCATTCAAGGTCTTTGGACTAAAAGCCTATTTGAAGTACATAAACATGCCTTAGGTAACAGTATCTGTCTCTTCCACCATGCTCATCTAAGAAGTCACAAACCTGCACAAAGTGCAGAATAAGGATTTTTAGCCTCTCTATGCAAgaacctaaacaattctataTGCAGCACTGT encodes:
- the SFMBT1 gene encoding scm-like with four MBT domains protein 1 — its product is MNGEQQYDADAGSSVEEMEFNWDEYLEDTGATAAPHGSFKHVDTSLQNGFAPGMKLEVAVKSDQNTYWVATIITTCGQLLLLRYDGYGEDRKADFWCDILTADLHPIGWCQQNKKILKVPEGIKDKIPDQEEFLQRVLKGACSAPANLLEGLHRGKNPLDLIAPGSRLELQNPRDSLEAWIVTVVENVGGRLKLRYEGLEDLDKFDQWLFYLDPFLHQVGWAAQHGYSLQPPSAIRSLRSEADWQEILKKVKEEEEESSVPTDLFKDKPVIGVHSFSEGMKLEAVDPMAPFVISPATVLKVFNDKYFMIEIDDLRAERASSQRYVCHLNSAGIFPVQWSLKNGLHLSPPPGYPGQDFDWADYLKQCGAEAAPQSCFPLLTSDHGFKENMKLEAVNPVDPEEVCIATVTKLKDSYLWLQLEGSKKPVPECIVSVESMNIFPVGWCETNGYQLRPPRKAIVNKQKKIAVVQPEKQILSSRTVHDGLKNQELNSSDSVVINGKYCCPKIYFNHRCFSGPYLNKGRIAELPQSVGPGNCVLVLKEVLTLLINAAYKPSRVLRELQLDEEAAWHGHGETLKAKYKGKSYRATVEVVRTADRVADFCRKTCIKLECCPNLFGPQMVLDKCSENCSVLTKTKYTHYYGKRKNKRIGRPPGGHSNLEVAMKKPNKRRKRRKHFFVHKKKRSSTSVDNTPAGSPQGSGAEEEDDQDEVDEESLTEDSTSEHQDELLEESEVSEKKSLSSSPTQSELSHSLAQDRDKRKRKLRTFSFSDDENKPPSPKDIKMEVAEKLQLDSNPLEWSVADVVRFLKSTDCAPLARIFLDQEIDGQALLLLTLPTVQECMDLKLGPAIKLCHHIERVKLAFYQQFAN